In the genome of Vicia villosa cultivar HV-30 ecotype Madison, WI linkage group LG7, Vvil1.0, whole genome shotgun sequence, one region contains:
- the LOC131616763 gene encoding uncharacterized protein LOC131616763 — protein MFKNTFQSGFLSILYSLGSKPLQIWDKEVVNGHIKRPQDEDIQSNVLEIIGSNIQSTFITCPADPAATLGIKLPFLVMIVKNLKKYFTFEIQVLDDKNVRRRFRASNFQGVTRVKPYICTMPLRMDEGWNQIQFNLADFTKRAYGTNYVETLRVQVHANCRLRRIYFSDRLYSEEELPPEFKLYLPMQKS, from the exons ATGTTCAAGAACACGTTTCAGTCTGGATTTCTTTCCATATTATACAGTCTTGG gagCAAACCTTTGCAGATATGGGACAAAGAag TTGTGAATGGCCATATTAAGCGACCACAAGATGAAGACATACAATCCAATGTGCTCGAAATAATTGGGTCGAATATTCAGTCCACATTCATTACGTGTCCGGCAGATCCTGCTGCCACACTTGGTATAAAACTTCCATTCCTGGTTATGATTGTCAAGAATCTAAAGAAGTACTTCACATTTGAGATTCAAGTTTTGGATGATAAGAATGTTAGACGACGATTTCGAGCTTCTAATTTCCAA GGTGTCACTCGAGTAAAGCCCTACATTTGCACTATGCCACTAAGAATGGATGAGGGTTGGAATCAAATCCAGTTTAACCTAGCGGATTTTACCAAGAGAGCATATGGTACTAACTATGTGGAGACACTGCGAGTTCAGGTCCATGCAAACTGTCGTTTGAGAAGGATATACTTCTCAGATCGTCTCTACTCTGAAGAGGAACTCCCACCAGAGTTCAAATTGTACCTTCCAATGCAG AAATCATGA